GCAATAAAAGTAAGCATCGGAAAACTTAAACTAAAAGGTAGTTTAATAGACTTAAAAATCTTTCTCAAAGAAAATGGTTTTATCATCCTTGAATTTGACTTTGAAGATTTAGAAACTTTACTTACACTTCCTTTTCATCACCAAGATCCATTTGACAGAATGATAATTTCTCAAGTTCAAACAAAATCTTTAGAAATTATCACAAATGACGGAATCATCAATAAGTATTTCGCAAATTAACTACGTGTGCTAATCCAGTAGGCGGCTGATATTCCTTCGTTAAAACTACGGCTAACAAAGT
The sequence above is a segment of the Bacteroidota bacterium genome. Coding sequences within it:
- a CDS encoding type II toxin-antitoxin system VapC family toxin, producing MNYLIDTHILLWYIVGDKRIKKDTKTIIEEKSNTIYISNASLWEIAIKVSIGKLKLKGSLIDLKIFLKENGFIILEFDFEDLETLLTLPFHHQDPFDRMIISQVQTKSLEIITNDGIINKYFAN